One segment of Vidua macroura isolate BioBank_ID:100142 chromosome 24, ASM2450914v1, whole genome shotgun sequence DNA contains the following:
- the LOC128818601 gene encoding green-sensitive opsin — protein sequence MNGTEGINFYVPMSNKTGVVRSPFEYPQYYLAEPWKYRLVCCYIFFLISTGFPINFLTLLVTFKHKKLRQPLNYILVNLAVADLCMACFGFTVTFYTAWNGYFVFGPIGCAVEGFFATLGGQVALWSLVVLAIERYIVICKPMGNFRFSASHAMMGIAFTWVMAISCAAPPLFGWSRYIPEGMQCSCGPDYYTHNPDFHNESYVLYMFIIHFIIPVVIIFFSYGRLVCKVREAAAQQQESATTQKAEKEVTRMVILMVLGFMLAWTPYAVVAFWIFTNKGADFTATLMAVPAFFSKSSSLYNPIIYVLMNKQFRNCMITTICCGKNPFGDEDTSSTVSQSKTEVSSVSSSQVSPA from the exons ATGAACGGGACGGAGGGGATCAATTTTTACGTGCCTATGTCCAACAAGACGGGGGTGGTGCGGAGCCCCTTCGAGTACCCGCAGTACTACCTGGCCGAGCCCTGGAAATACCGCCTCGTGTGCTGCTACATCTTCTTCCTCATCTCCACCGGCTTCCCCATCAACTTCCTCACCCTCCTGGTCACCTTCAAGCACAAGAAGCTCCGGCAGCCCCTCAACTACATCCTGGTCAACCTGGCGGTGGCTGACCTGTGCATGGCCTGCTTTGGTTTCACCGTCACCTTCTACACCGCCTGGAACGGCTACTTCGTGTTCGGCCCCATCGGCTGCGCCGTGGAGGGATTCTTCGCCACGCTGGGAG GCCAGGTCGCCCTGTGGTCCCTGGTTGTCCTGGCCATCGAGCGCTACATTGTCATCTGCAAGCCCATGGGCAACTTCCGCTTCTCCGCCAGCCACGCCATGATGGGCATCGCTTTCACCTGGGTCATGGCCATTTCCtgcgccgccccgccgctctTCGGCTGGTCCAG GTACATCCCGGAGGGGATGCAGTGCTCCTGCGGGCCCGACTACTACACCCACAACCCCGACTTCCACAACGAGTCCTACGTGCTCTACATGTTCATCATCCACTTCATCATCCCCGTCGTCATCATCTTCTTCTCCTACGGGCGCCTCGTTTGCAAAGTCCGGGAG gcagctgcccagcagcaggaatcgGCCACGACCCAGAAGGCGGAGAAGGAGGTGACGCGGATGGTGATCCTCATGGTGCTGGGCTTCATGCTGGCCTGGACGCCCTACGCCGTGGTGGCGTTCTGGATCTTCACCAACAAGGGCGCCGACTTCACGGCCACGCTGATGGCAGTGCCTGCCTTCTTCTCCAAGAGCTCCTCCCTCTACAACCCCATCATCTATGTGCTCATGAACAAACAG ttCCGTAACTGCATGATCACCACAATCTGCTGCGGCAAGAACCCCTTTGGGGATGAAGACACCTCCTCCACCGTATCCCAGAGCAAGACCGAGGTCTCCTCCGTCTCTTCCAGCCAAGTATCACCCGCATAG